GGATATGGGGCTTCGCGGGGGAATGCTCGTCACCAACCCGATACCCGAGGAATACTCGATGGATCCCGACTGCATCAACGGCGCGATAGACGAAGCGGTGAAGGAAGCGGAAGCCCTCGGCATACACGGCAAAGCGACGACGCCGTTCCTGCTCGCGAAGATAAAGGACATCACCGGCGGCGACAGTCTGGAAGCGAACATCAAGCTCGTGCTGAACAACGCCGCACTCGCCGCGAAGACCGCCTCCGAGCTCGCGAAGCTGTAGCGGAGCGGGGGAGCGAAGCCGATTAAACAAAAACGAAAACAAAACACAAGCGCCCTTGGCGTACCTGCGATAAAGCAGGTTTATAAGCCAAACAAAACCACCGCCGAAAGCGACCAAACGGTTACTCTCGGCGGTGGTTCATTATTCTTTAATAAACGGCGTATTTCTGATATGTGATTGTAGGCTGTATGCTCCCTTATAGCCAATCTCTCTTGTCATCAACAATACGGCAAGCAATTTGTGGCTCGGTCGAGAATAATACAGAACACATTTTTTACCGTTAATTGTAAGCTCCTGTTTCCATATTAGCTTTAGCGTCAACAGATCATCTATTACCGCATTGATTTGATCACTTGCAATTTCGCAATCTCGCTCAAGCACTGCGCTCTCAAAAACATAATTCTCCGTTTTATGATACAAATAGATCAAAGCGTTCATTGTATCCGTATGCGACAGTGCAGCAAAGATTTTTTGCAGGTCGTCCTTATCATTCAGAAAATGTCCGTACCCCTCTGTCGGTTGTGGAAATACCGAGAAGAAAGGTTCTATTCCATTAGAAACGATTGTAAATCCGTTATCGTCAAGAATATAGGATGCGTTTTTCTGATTTTTGATTTCGTTGGGATCATACTTCTTTTCGATTTCCATACGACAGTTAAACAAACCGCGCTCGATCTGCCAACCGATATCACGCGCAACGTTAAAACGCTCATTTGCTTCTGTTGCATGAATCAATTTCACGATTTTGGACGAAATATCTGCCATTGTAACCGATTCATTCCCGAAAAGCTCGTCAAGAGATACCTCAAGCTCGTTGGCAAGTGGCACAAGAAGTGCTCCGTCTGGATAGGTTTCGCTCGTTTCCCACTTGGATACTGCTTGCGCAGATACGCCGAGCTTTGTAGCGAGCTGTTCTTGTGTCATATCCTTTTCAAGACGCAATCTTTTGATATTAGCTGATAAACTCATAGTTATTTACCTCCGATCATTTTGCATCTTCCGTTGAAGTTGTATTCGTAGGACTCTCTACCGCACATTCTTTCAAATGCCAAGGAAATTAAGGAGAGAACAAGACCGTCTCCGTGGCATTCATACACTCTCACATCTCCTTCGGCAAGATGCGCTGTTACCCAATGGCATGCTCCTACAGAACAGAATTCATCGAGAATTTCGGAAACTCGTTCTTCCTTTACGCCCGTATTCTTTGCAATATAGTCTGCCGTGAAACTTTCAGAGCATGCGGTGGAATGAACATAATAAAGAACGGGCAAAGCATCTTCACTCGACAAGAACTTGAAGATTTTAACGATTTCTTTTTGCTTATTCGAATTGTTCATCCATGCAAAATCAGCTTTGTTGCGGAGCATCATTACCGCCACGTTTGCATTTTCGGAGCTTGCTACGAACTCAAAAAACTCATGAAGCGATATGTTAGAA
This genomic interval from Clostridia bacterium contains the following:
- a CDS encoding helix-turn-helix transcriptional regulator, yielding MYECKIAEKLVELRTSKGVTQEDVAQNLSISNKTVSKWENGASTPDLPTVIELAKYYGVTTDTLLGLSEDKKQSTTEEIRSLFEGLDRRESVLKAFEAVRALIPAMYGTVSQYSDDIYDRENVFPPEISHFYRSNISLHEFFEFVASSENANVAVMMLRNKADFAWMNNSNKQKEIVKIFKFLSSEDALPVLYYVHSTACSESFTADYIAKNTGVKEERVSEILDEFCSVGACHWVTAHLAEGDVRVYECHGDGLVLSLISLAFERMCGRESYEYNFNGRCKMIGGK
- a CDS encoding helix-turn-helix transcriptional regulator; the protein is MSLSANIKRLRLEKDMTQEQLATKLGVSAQAVSKWETSETYPDGALLVPLANELEVSLDELFGNESVTMADISSKIVKLIHATEANERFNVARDIGWQIERGLFNCRMEIEKKYDPNEIKNQKNASYILDDNGFTIVSNGIEPFFSVFPQPTEGYGHFLNDKDDLQKIFAALSHTDTMNALIYLYHKTENYVFESAVLERDCEIASDQINAVIDDLLTLKLIWKQELTINGKKCVLYYSRPSHKLLAVLLMTREIGYKGAYSLQSHIRNTPFIKE